The DNA window CAACagttaaaaccaaaatttgcaaTAAATATAATACTGCCGAAGGATGCAAGTTTGGTGATAAGTGTCATTTTGCTCACGGTGATTGGGAGCTTGGCAAGCCTATTGCGCCATCACCACCTCACACAATGAGTGCAATTCCTGGACGATTTGGTGGCCGCATGGAGCCAGTTGTACCTGGACCTGCTGCTAGTTTTGGTGCTTCAGCGACAGCCAAAATTAGTGTGGAAGCTTCCCTAGCAGGAGCCATCATTGGGAAGAGTGGGGTGAACTCCAAGCAGATTTGTCGTCAGACAGGTGTTAAGTTAGCTATTCGAGAGCACGAGAGTAATCCAAATCTGAGGAACATTGAGCTCGAAGGTACATTTGAACAAATCCAGCAAGCAAGTGCAATGGTAAGAGAGCTTATTGCCAGCCTTGGACCAGTAGGTGGCCCAGGAAGGGCACCTGCGATTCCTGGAGGCCCTGCCCCTCCAGGGAGCAACTACAAGACCAAACTGTGTGAGAATTTTGCGAAAGGTTCCTGCACATTTGCGGAGAGGTGTCATTTTGCACATGGAGCAGCTGAGTTGCGCAAATCTGGAGTTTGAGAATTTTTCATTCAGTCTAGTTGATATCCTTTCTCCTGAGTTTGAGTTGTTCCTATGTAGCATCTTCCTAGTTTTGCGAGCTAAACCAATATAGGTTAAACAACAAATTTTCTCAGCAGTTTTTCTCCTAGGAATTTGAGCTATCTGGTTTTCGATACTTTAGCTACTAATTGTTTTACTATATCTGATAGATACTATTGAAAGTAGCGAAGGCCGCCAACTATTATTTTACTAtatctgtttttcttttctttttttttttttgttttgtttaacgGTAACAATTTACATTATTTCTATTCCTGTACGATGGGAAAGGGAGAGCCAATTGGACTTGTAAGCGATTGGCGTGTGAACTTTAGATAGTGCATTACTGCGCTCTATGGTCTCTTGAAGTGTATAGCCCTTGGTGGTGTCGTATTTGTGCTTGAGAGGTTGCACATTCACAAGGGTCATGCGTTCGAGCGAGACGTATTAGCCCAGACACCTGATTTCATGGGTTCGACCCCTAATATGGGCGTGTTGCCCATTTAAGTAACCAGCTTGTAGAAATTTGTCGTTGGCCTTGTTTCGTTCCTTTTTAGCTCCTTCCCTCATCTCTGCTATCCTCTCTGTTTTCTTTACTGCGTGgctagtcttttttttttttttccccctgcAATAACAAATATCTAACATATTCCTACTCTTACATTATTGGACGAgtctaaaaaaaatttgtatggAAGTTGGAGGGTGAATTTAGTTAAGTGCACTGTTGTACTCTATGAAATTTTTAAGAACAAGAAATTGTGTGATGCACTAGACGGGATTTTAATCCCTGACCTAGTGCACCGGAGAGCTCTTAAAGGGACTCTCCTTAATCATTGGATCAAGACCAATGATTTCACGATGTGGCTAATTAGCTACAGTCTAATATAAGGGTAGGGACCCTTTTAGTAAAGCAGAATTTAAAAACACCAGGTGGCGGTTTTAAATAAGTAATAGTTGACAACAAGTCATCTTTCGGAATTTTTTTTCCCAGATAAAACATGGGTCCGAATCGAATGCGAATGGTCATTGCAGTCTGCCTTCTTGGCCAAACTTGATTTTTAACCTTTGCTAGTGTTTTTGGAtattagttttttctttttttttcttttaatttgagTGGATTCGATTTCGATCACCATCATGATCCTTCGAAATCATAAATTacttataaaaattattataaatCGCTTACAAACACAAACTGCAACGAAATTCAAATACACGATTTTTTGTAAAGAAATTATCAATCCTTGTCAATTGAGTCAATTTATGAGCCAATTTATGTTAACGTGTGAATATTAGCTGATCGTGGAGTCCAGTGATATTCTTCACTTCCCGAAAAAGAGAataaattcttttttctagCCTACAATTTTACCCCATGGTATATAGTACATCTGGATATGCTGAAAGGGTTGCCATTACTTGCCAAGCTGAAGATGGAGTGCGCAAACTAATTTTGATTAATGCTTGATGGTCTGTTTTTTATTTCCTTCCTGTGAAGTAAATCTCGATTAGTTGATCACAAAAGGCATGGAGTGGAGGCATCTTCTTCCGGTGATAATTTTCTCCTTTTAACTCGTTGGTCACGTATATTGAAAATAAGGCACTATCCAAAAAGCtgatatagtttttttttttttttgggcggGCGTAACTAAAGACATTGATGAAGAATTCATGATGCATTCGATCAAATGAAAGAGTCTTTATTGAAACTCTATTCTATCAAAAAAGGACTAATTGAAATTCTTATGTCTCAAATCTATCCATGTTGAGGAGAAACTTAACATGGGATGAAAACGAATTACCACGAACATGTAATATCCTCACTTATTACTAAAATTTCCACTCCACGAAAGTCACTAATAGTAATAAACAACTTTTACATAGATGCTAGAAGTGAACCTACGAATGACATTATCGAAAAAGCAAGCTTGTAAATCCTAAGTAACCTAAGATCAGAAATAGTCGAATACAACAAGTGGACCGTCCAACTTAAAAAGGGTTCCAAGTCCTTATTCAAAGCAAGATTTAAAAGGTCCAATTATCTAATCTAGTCTAAGTATAAGAACCACCAATGTTAGTAGCCGCACCAACATGGGTGTTATGGGCAGCATTAGTCCTGCCAGTCCCAGTGGCCGTCCCAATGTGGTGGGACTCAACCACGCCTTCGGTAACTTGTCCGGTGGGCTGTCCGGTGCCATGGCCGGGCAAGGCCGACTGCTGATGAGTCCCGGTAGGATGTCCTGGTGCACCCGTGGTGGAATAGGTGTGCGGCTGGCCAGTGTTTTTGGTTGCATTCCTAGCCGCAGCGTTATGCTCCTGAGCCGCACGCTTGTCAAATTCAGCCTGATTCACCTTCTGTTCCTTCCTCTCTGTCGCCATCTCTTTCTCAGTTGGATTATTTGCAGCGGCACGATCAACCTGCTCAGACAATTTAGTTGCAATACATGTGCTTCATCCCGTTTTCAGAAATTAGCAGAGAAAGGCGTGACACAGGGATTTTATGATCATGCTTAATAGTTTTGGCGTAAAATTGGCATTCAAGAACTAGTAGATGCATGGAGCCAAGAAAATGGTTCGGCATAAGGATTTGGAGTGCACTTTTCCAGACATGTTTCAAGTCTTAAAAAAATTGCGATATTGTTCAGTAAATTGCAtgtcaaaattgaaaattaatgCTAGGGAAAGGGATAAATAAGTGCAGTATATATAACCTTCTCTTGCATGGTGGCCTTGGTTTTCTCCATTCCGGACTTGGCTGAGGCGGCAACATTGGCTGCTTTCTCCTTGATGGCCTGCATTTTCCACTCTCTCTTTTGCTCTGAAATCTAACTTGGTAGTGTTAATTTGCAAGAAGTTATCTAAGAGAAACTTTGTAActgtttgattgatgatttgattCTTGAACAAGGTCCGAGAAAGCGGTTAAATAGATTGTGGAAAGTATGGAGATAAAGACAAGTGTTACTCAAACAAGAGGAACACTTGACTCCAGTTTTCGTGGGGTTTCAAACACGTGTCCACAAGGTGGCATCCTCAGAGGGCAGTTTACCAATCCGCGTAAAGAAAGATAAGGCTTTGTCGGGAATTTTCCCCGAGAAGACGGGCCACGCCACGTAGCAATAGGAATATGGCATTGCTACCTTTTAGGGCTCCATTGATTTTGAAATGCAGCCACGGTTTGCCTCCCCTAGGGTTGCTAGAGATTCAAGGTGCTCCCGGGTCCTTCGTGAACACCTCGATCGAGCTCgatcaaaatcaaatttgagTGCTAGAGATTCAAGGTGCTTGTGAGTTATTTGCAAGTAACTTGGTCGAGTTCGATTAAAATCGAATTCGAATCGAGTTTTAGCAGTTCGtttttgaatttgaatcaaGTATAGACCTTAGAAAATGAGGTTCAAGTATTTGACAAACTTATTtgaataattaaatttttaattgaAAACAAATATATATGTGAAATTATACTTATAAGTATGAAAATTGTGAAATTTATCACAAAAAAATTGAGTTCGAGTATGACATGACTCGTAAGGATTCTCGACCTTATTCAAATTGAGCTCGAGTTTGTAAACTACTTGCTCAGCCGAGTTCAAGTCGAGTTCGAGAATCAATGATCGAGTGATCACTATTCGAACTTGAATTGACTCGAATGCACCCCTAACCTCTATCATCAAGGAGTGAAATATGCTTAAGACCACATCTTTAAGTTAAAGAAAATGGGTATAGTAAATAGCTCAATAGTTTCCAACCTCTAGAGTCTAGGCATTTAGTTTCTTTGAAGTTTGGTGTAGTTTATCACTCATTCATTTAGAAATTTCGAGTaaatgattatttgattatttatatTAACAAAAATGTATTTCGAGGAGTTGAGGATGAAaaggttaaaatttttttatcaaaacagaAAGGCTAATCGTGAGTAATTGTAAATGATTTTgtatgttttttttaaaaaaagtaaaataatactTTAACTTCGACTGTTCGAGTAAACTTCGAGTATGTCCTAATGTTCTTTCTATATTATGTCCTTATATTAATTCTACCAGTTACGTAAATATTAATATGTcctaatattttaaataaaaaaagagcACGTACAAAATTTTAGCGTTGTTTTTTCTATGACTCCCCCACTGTCCCCTCCCCACCCCACCGGTTCTAAACAAACGAAGCAGGCAGGGAACCCACCATGTCAGGGAAAATCTTAATTAGGGTGAAAACGAACCAAAAAAGCACACTATAATCACTTATTGCCGTACTTATCAAACATGACCTGCGAAGAACTCAAACAAACATACTGACGGGATTAATGGTTGAGTCAGTAAGTCATTAAAATATAATGTTTATAAATGCTGATAATATATTTGTTATCTTAGTATATGTAAGGTGTGTTTAAACATTAATTATTGTACTTAAAAAGATATATTATGAGAATATAAATATTGATAGAGCactcaatttcattttttattatacttTACGAATACAGACTCGTAGTCAAAGACAaatcaaatttattttatttaataatacaacaaaattttaaactagAAATTATATCTAGTTATCGAGATACAATCGACGCGCGTGCAACACGACAGGAAGTAATATAGTATTAACTAATCGATGCGCGTGCAACACGACAAAAAGTAatattaactaaattgaatGCATTATACAGATACACGGAGTATGTGTGTGTGTCCGGAATACATATAAAAACGAATTGTATGGCATAGGAATATATACAACAATTGTACTAACAAAATATTAATGCCATTAAgaatgtatatatgtgtggAAACCCTCCATATTGGCACTTGGGATCCTCGGTGACATGTTTTCTATGCCAACCCAATGCCACCAATAGTGTTGCGCCAAGTGTCATGTTATTATTTACACTTGTGTTAAACCAAACCAAGTTgaattattagaaaattaaaatGTAAATAATAACATGACACTTGGCGCAACACTATTGGTGGCATTGAGTTGGTATAGAAAACATGTCACCGAGGATCCCAAGTGACATATTGGTGTTTACTATCTATGAGCTAATACTTGCTGGAGACATCTCGTTGTTAAGCATCAAAGTCGAGCAATAATGATGGAATGGGAACTTCTCAGTTTGAAAGTTCTAGCGATTAATTTTACataagaaagtaaataaatatagtTAAAGCAACATTTGGTCAACATGTAAAAGTCTAAATTAGTGGTAAAATTAGAGAAGGATATCCAAATTTGAAACCTTGATAAAAGTGTGTTTAAGCAAACCACCGCCGGGTTCCCTCATAATTAAACCAGTTGGTTAAATGAATTTGACCAAGTAAACTGCTCAAAGCAGATTCAAAAAGCGGGCTGGCCTGGGGGCGGTCCACCCGACGAGCGGTTCAACCTCCGAGCCAATTACTGTGCTTATAACCAAAATTTCATGTTCAATAATTAAGCACTTCACAACACTACAATGGAATGAATGGCAGACAAATGCTTGTTCAAGAGGTGAACTCAGGATTTATCTTATCATGTGGTCTGAAGAAGTTGGAAATTAAGATAGTTCTACTCTGGCCTGAAATTCTTGCTGGCCCGGAAACTACGTACTGCTTGGGAAAATACCAAATATTCATGTCATGTGTGATCTAACATAAAAATAGATTTCATTGCTTTCGAAAAAATTAACATTTGAATTCCTCTAAACAGCACCATAAATCTATCAACATGTGCAAGTTAAAGGTTTTAAAGAACCTCCAATGTTATTCCCTTGTTCCAAACCATGGCTAATTCTGTATTATTCCCTTATTCCAAAACATGGCTAATTCTGTATAATACAACCCTAGTTATAAGAGGATCATCCCTTACTACTAAACAAAGTATTGGCTCAAACTAAAACATGCGTCATAAACACTCAGGCTAGCTAATATGTAGCACCAGGTCCATAACCAGTCCTAGCTCCTCCGCCGCCAACCCCGGGGTCTTGAACTCCCGGTCTGCCCACATCCACCCGGTCAGGATCAAGAACACCGGTCCTTCCACTCCCCGTGTTCACTCCAGCAGGATACTGCGACCCAACAACTCCACTAGTCACGCTAGTTGGATAATCCTCCCTAACCGGCCCTTGAGCCGAGTAACCAGCGTGGCCGAGCGGATCACCCGCCGTGTGGAGGTTGTGGTCGCCTCTCCTGGCAGCTTGGCGCATCCGTCCCTTCTCACACTCTGCTTCAAAGAACTTTTCCTCTTTCTTCCGCTCAGCCATCTCCTTTTTCACTGGATCAGTAGTCATCTTTTCAGCCTGCATATATACGTAcccaaaaacaacaaaaatatatCAATACTGACACACTCTACCAGCAATCTTgggttgaattggtaaaatcaTTGGTTTAAACAAAGTCGTTTTGAACCAAAATCGAACTTTTCAGCCTCCTAGGTCGTGCTAAACAAGTTAAAACAACTTACCTTTTCTTGTAAAGCGGCCTTGGTCTTATCCATACCGGACTTTGCCGAAGCAGCTACGTCGGCTGATGTTTCCTTTGCTTTCTGCATTTTTCTCTCTGTGGCAAAGATTAATTATGGCTTATTTCTGTGCCAAATCCCTTGCCTATAACTAAACGAGCATATATCCCTTGACCATACCATGCTCAAGTGACCAACTTCACATGGTTTTATCGTATGTGCATGGGCGTGGAGAGGATAGGAAATGGGAGGCGGTGACACGTCGTCGTGGGAATACACGTGGAGATTGAAGGGACAACTTAGGTGCGGAGATTTGACGCTTGTCGAGGGAAGTGGATAAGATTAGAAGTTTGGAGATGATGActgaggagagggagaggaggATCTTTAACTTGCTTCTGTGCTGCTACATTTCGTACGTGGAGCCCTGCAATGGCTTCAAAATTGTTGTCTCAAACTATGTGCTACACGTTGTGTTCAGTGATAAATTAAATAGGGAAATGATTCTCCATACGACTGAATTATCTTGCTAGGATTGCAAATAAATCAAATCCTTGGGAGTTGATTTGATCAAATCGAGTTATTGAACTTGAAATGAGCAAAGAAAAACTCGCCAGCCAActctctttttctaatttttattttaataataaaattatatatgtGTCTCTAACATttgtattatttattaagaaaatgactattttatatatttttaaaaaataattattttttattttttaaaattctactagattcgaatttgaaatcaaattcaaatttaagtTTTACAATTAAAAATTCTTTGAGTTTAAGTTCGAATTTGAACTTAATaaaatcgagtcgagtcgattATGTCAAAATTCGATTCGATTCGATTCGTTTGCAATTTTAAGTCGGGTAGACTCGTTCGAACTTATGTGACTTAGCTAAAAGACTAACATATCCAGTATTTGCGTTCTCTTCATCTTCCTCGTTATTTTCAGCCTCCACCATTGCACCAAACTCTGTCTCTCCACATTTGTCTCACAACCCACAAGGCTGCAACAACTCGCCTCTCCCACATGCTCAAAACGCTCAACCACTAGCCCTGCATTCCCTAAATCCCAATTTCAACTGCTGCCTTTCCTCAAAACACAGCCGAAACCCACTTTAATTTCTTCTGTCGCCAAGAAAATAAATTAGGAAAACATTGCTTGGCTTGTATTATTATCATTTATCGGAGGAATTATACTTTTGTAATATAAAGAAATATCTATGCTATACACAAAGGTGGAGGGAGATTTTGGTGTAAACaaaattttgtcactttacCTTTTTCTTAAACGACCTTTACTAACTACCTAATATAATCAAACACCAATTATGGTTATGAACTATTTCTGAATAACTATCTATTTATACACTTTGTTATGGTGAATTTTTTAATATCTATTGtcaaaatataaaacaaatTCTTCTGGAAATGATATTAAtttgctcaaaaaaaattttaatggtATTTTCCTATTAGTTGCACACACATTGGCATGTGCCCTAAATACTAGTCTCAATTAAACATGTCAATTTTGAATAGAACAATTCCTACTTTCTTGTAATGCTACGAGGAAACCACCAGCCTTTGGGTTGGTGGCTACCACCAACTCTTGCCTCCCATCAATTGTCACAATATGTGacttcttttaaaaaaaatcaagatggGTGTGTAGTGTACCTGTTTGGTCCGATGGTAATTCAGTTCCCATCGGCTCCTTATAGACCTAGTTGGACCTCCCTTTTAGGTTAGAATAGAGTAGGATTATATAGATAAAATGACGGGCCTCCTCTTTAGGTTATGATAGAGTAGAATTATATAGATAAAGTGacgattgacaaaaaaaaaaaattaatactacgAGGACGGCGAAGTGAAACTGATTTGGAGCCAACAGTGTTGAGTCGTTGCACTGTTGAAATACGTGTTCAATTGTTTGCCGTGCTTGAAGTCTTCAAACAGGTTTAAGATAGCATCACAGACAGAGGGGAAGTAGTCTTCATTTATTCCTCTTACCTAATCTTGGACTTTAATTAATCTCAACTACACGAAAAGAAAGAGGTAGTTGGCAATTGGATTCCTATTGTGATTGAATTGAAATGGAATTAATGCAAAATTAGGTAAAAGGAATAAATGAAGGACTACTTCATTTATAGACCTGCGTACTAACTTGTCCATCTGCGTACCTAAGTATTGGGTAAAAGGTGGCCATCTGAGCCCAATCGTGATTCTTGCTTTACAAAGGGCATCCCTGAACATGTGCACTGAACAAGCTTGAATTTGAGTTTTACAGAATCTTCTATCTGAGAGTCTGAGACACCACCACCAACTGATAGTTGTATTGTATATGCCAAAACGCTTTCTTGTTTGTTAAGAGCACTTAAAAGTTGGGTATGCATTTGTTTGTTAAAGTGCCctattcacaaattttacgtAAAAAATAGTTTATACCCTTTTTCTTAACATGTGTTTAGAAACATGAATTTCAGTTTTGCAAGAATCTATCTGAAACGCACTTATGTGATGGTAGTGTATTTGTCAAAGatctttttttgtttgttggaGCACCATTTGGTTTGCTAAAGTGCATTTTTCATAAATTGTACATACATAAATTGTATCCTTTTTCTCAAGAGTTTATGAAGAGTTTTTCTCTtcgtcttttctttttcttttttctttcgcTTTTCTTATTGTCGAATGTTCATGCAACTTTTGTCGATGAAATTGCTTGGATTATTCCTCGTGATGAGCGGctaaatttctttttctagtcaaggaacaacggaagACTTGGTTAATCTAAACTTGTGAAAATCGAAttgaatatttttatttcttttatataCTGATATTCGTATGTTctctgatttaatttcttatggttattattttatttgaatatcaagggcACCCGAtatttaattaatctaataacCTAAAACTAGTTAGAgcagttaaatccgtaattatttaaattttttaaattagtgGTGACTGGCATGATTGAATTTGTGTCAGGAAAACATATGAGTTAACTTAAAATAACCCTCATAGCTTGTTATTTGGTTTGAACAGGGTTTCTCTAATTCTTAAGACAATTGAAAAATTGAACTCTGTGATCGTATCTagagttatttcttgattagggGAGTAATTAATAGTCATACCTTGATCACCGATACAGTAAGAAGAAGTTGATTGTCATCGTGTGTTTAGTAGTTATAAATTGTTTATCAGCGAATAAATAAGATTTTCATTATTTTGATGATCAATTTAGTGAACCATTTCCAAAGTTAGTCCTTGGTTAGAGCTTGtttattattgatttaattttaataaaatatcacttattttttatttgtttatttatttttctttgagcTGTTTAGTTATcttcatttttataaaaatccCCCCTACTTTGAACTAGAGGAGAAACGAATTTCTCCGGTCTCTGTGGATTTGACCTTATTTACTACTGTATACAAAATTCATAATTTATTTGaccaggtatttattattgtatagGCTCGACGCCTGTCAAGCACCAACATGTTTATCATGTTCTTGGCTATcaattattttttccaaaaaaagaaaaatgttccAACATAGTGAACACAGTACTTCGGACTGACAAAGGAAATTTCAATGCCAAATCCCAGAAAGAGCAAGTCTTTGAGCATGTTTGAACTGGCATGAAAGTTTAGTTTCACAAGAATCCAACCGCTGAAGAAACACGCCCTCCATCTGATAAGTGTTTTGTTTgcggatctttttttttttttggataggcgattattttgaaaaaataatttttttttaaaaaaactataGTATTTTTCTAAtgtgataatatatatatttttaaaaagtatagTATTTTATGCttgttaaaatttaaaaaaagtatAGTATTTTATGTTTGCTTTTTCGTTTTcgggttttctttctttttgtccaAGTGTAGAGTTCTCTAATTTTTAATCACAAACAAATTTTCAGCTACCATCCAGAAAGCAATTTTCCTATAAAGATATACTTGTAAAAATAACCAAACTAACTTTCTGCAAAAGCACATACACTTTTGCATGGCTTGGTTTATGCTCttccaataattttttttttcttgtttaaatGTAACCAGTTTTTGCAAacagtttgattttgcactgaTGAAGCAATCTCAACTAGTCAATTCTATATATTAAACCTGGCATAGTTTTGGTTTTTGTCTATTGCATATCACTTTCTTCATAAATACTCTCTTATACAACTTGGTTTATCAATATTGACACCACTAACGAAACTTGGACGGTTGGACCTCCAaccccaaaagaaaagaaaaaaacaaaaataaaaaacaacatCATCTAACGGTCATGGAGAACCGGATCCGAGGATGTTGCTGGAGAAAAGCCCCAACTTCACTGCTGTTTCCATCTTTGTGATTCGTCTGTTTAATTTTGCTTTACAGGGAGGATTATGCCTTTTGGAGTCCACTTACAAAAAGTGTATCTCGTGATTCTTctgtttaattttattttatatggaGGATTAAGCTTTTTAGAGTCCATCTACCTAATTTTTTACCAAGGATTATGCTTTCACAGTCCACCGGTAAAGGTGACTGAAAATCTACTAGATATTTAGAGTTCATCTACCTAATTTTATGCGGAGGA is part of the Coffea eugenioides isolate CCC68of chromosome 6, Ceug_1.0, whole genome shotgun sequence genome and encodes:
- the LOC113775794 gene encoding zinc finger CCCH domain-containing protein 14-like, with protein sequence MDIRKRNRTDSNLNANGGFKKSKPEMDSLSSGIGSKSKPCTKFFSTAGCPFGESCHFLHHVPGGYNAVAQMMNLPPAPGPRGAAAPTSVPNGAGSATVKTKICNKYNTAEGCKFGDKCHFAHGDWELGKPIAPSPPHTMSAIPGRFGGRMEPVVPGPAASFGASATAKISVEASLAGAIIGKSGVNSKQICRQTGVKLAIREHESNPNLRNIELEGTFEQIQQASAMVRELIASLGPVGGPGRAPAIPGGPAPPGSNYKTKLCENFAKGSCTFAERCHFAHGAAELRKSGV
- the LOC113776093 gene encoding 18 kDa seed maturation protein-like, with amino-acid sequence MQAIKEKAANVAASAKSGMEKTKATMQEKVDRAAANNPTEKEMATERKEQKVNQAEFDKRAAQEHNAAARNATKNTGQPHTYSTTGAPGHPTGTHQQSALPGHGTGQPTGQVTEGVVESHHIGTATGTGRTNAAHNTHVGAATNIGGSYT
- the LOC113776168 gene encoding protein LE25-like; this translates as MQKAKETSADVAASAKSGMDKTKAALQEKAEKMTTDPVKKEMAERKKEEKFFEAECEKGRMRQAARRGDHNLHTAGDPLGHAGYSAQGPVREDYPTSVTSGVVGSQYPAGVNTGSGRTGVLDPDRVDVGRPGVQDPGVGGGGARTGYGPGATY